GAATCCCGACCTGGACACCGGCCACAACACATCAGCACCTGCCCACTGGGGAGAGTTGAAAAATGCCAACTTCACTGGCCCCAACCAGACCTCGAGCAACTCCACACTGCCCCAGCTGGACATCACCAGGGCCATCTCTGTGGGCCTGGTGCTGGGCGCCTTCATCCTCTTTGCCATCGTGGGCAACATCCTAGTCATCTTGTCTGTGGCCTGCAACCGGCACCTGCGGACGCCCACCAACTACTTCATTGTCAACCTGGCCATGGCCGACCTGCTGTTGAGCTTCACCGTCCTGCCCTTCTCAGCGGCCCTAGAGGTGCTCGGCTACTGGGTGCTGGGGCGGATCTTCTGTGACATCTGGGCAGCCGTGGATGTCCTGTGCTGCACAGCGTCCATTCTGAGCCTGTGCGCCATCTCCATCGATCGCTACATCGGGGTGCGCTACTCTCTGCAGTATCCCACGCTGGTCACCCGGAGGAAGGCCATCTTGGCGCTGCTCAGTGTCTGGGTCTTGTCCACCGTCATCTCCATCGGGCCTCTCCTTGGGTGGAAGGAGCCGGCACCCAACGATGACAAGGAGTGCGGGGTCACCGAAGAACCCTTCTATGCcctcttctcctctctgggcTCCTTCTACATCCCTCTGGCGGTCATTCTAGTCATGTACTGCCGTGTCTATATAGTGGCCAAGAGAACCACCAAGAACCTAGAGGCAGGAGTCATGAAGGAGATGTCCAACTCCAAGGAGCTGACCCTGAGGATCCATTCCAAGAACTTTCACGAGGACACCCTTAGCAGTACCAAGGCCAAGGGCCACAACCCCAGGAGTTCCATAGCTGTCAAACTTTTTAAGTTCTCCAGGGAAAAGAAAGCAGCTAAGACGTTGGGCATTGTGGTCGGTATGTTCATCTTGTGCTGGCTACCCTTCTTCATCGCTCTACCGCTTGGTAAGTTGGGGACTAGCAGCAGGGGGACTGGGCATTTTTGGACCTTGGGTTTACTGATGAGCTTACTCTAaagttttttgtgggttttgtttcttATGCAGTCTGTGCGTGTTCGGAGATTGAATAATATTGTTTGTTCTGCAAAGGGTTTGCAGATTGGGGAGCTGGCTAAAAACCAACTCAGGTGTTAGTAGAACACGCTAAGGCACTAGCTTCTGGAAATAGAACCAGGGAAGGAAAATCTGGTATGAGGAATGACTCACTCAACAGCCTCGgtttaataattaaaaaggaTATTCACTGGGCTTGAATATCACACCGGCGTTATTTCAGTAGTAATGATGTGTCGGCTAAGGCAGCGTCACTAATGCAGCATACAAAATAGTTTGTAGTTACTGCAGACGCGGCATTTGGGAAGCAGGGAGGCAGCTCGTACACAGAAAGGCAGCATTCATTCAGCATTTCCAGGGCTAGAGCAGAAGCCACGCTTCTCAAGAGCTTTGCAGA
The genomic region above belongs to Homo sapiens chromosome 5, GRCh38.p14 Primary Assembly and contains:
- the ADRA1B gene encoding alpha-1B adrenergic receptor isoform X5, which codes for MNPDLDTGHNTSAPAHWGELKNANFTGPNQTSSNSTLPQLDITRAISVGLVLGAFILFAIVGNILVILSVACNRHLRTPTNYFIVNLAMADLLLSFTVLPFSAALEVLGYWVLGRIFCDIWAAVDVLCCTASILSLCAISIDRYIGVRYSLQYPTLVTRRKAILALLSVWVLSTVISIGPLLGWKEPAPNDDKECGVTEEPFYALFSSLGSFYIPLAVILVMYCRVYIVAKRTTKNLEAGVMKEMSNSKELTLRIHSKNFHEDTLSSTKAKGHNPRSSIAVKLFKFSREKKAAKTLGIVVGMFILCWLPFFIALPLELFTSTPKGLEKDWK
- the ADRA1B gene encoding alpha-1B adrenergic receptor isoform X3 — its product is MNPDLDTGHNTSAPAHWGELKNANFTGPNQTSSNSTLPQLDITRAISVGLVLGAFILFAIVGNILVILSVACNRHLRTPTNYFIVNLAMADLLLSFTVLPFSAALEVLGYWVLGRIFCDIWAAVDVLCCTASILSLCAISIDRYIGVRYSLQYPTLVTRRKAILALLSVWVLSTVISIGPLLGWKEPAPNDDKECGVTEEPFYALFSSLGSFYIPLAVILVMYCRVYIVAKRTTKNLEAGVMKEMSNSKELTLRIHSKNFHEDTLSSTKAKGHNPRSSIAVKLFKFSREKKAAKTLGIVVGMFILCWLPFFIALPLDPDSPPPTHLRVVPAPWGHSSIMNLPLVLPLDATRSVCFSYPLNIQFLLVCKHAVLLTPFSRSLPGSHPFPHQ
- the ADRA1B gene encoding alpha-1B adrenergic receptor isoform X2; its protein translation is MNPDLDTGHNTSAPAHWGELKNANFTGPNQTSSNSTLPQLDITRAISVGLVLGAFILFAIVGNILVILSVACNRHLRTPTNYFIVNLAMADLLLSFTVLPFSAALEVLGYWVLGRIFCDIWAAVDVLCCTASILSLCAISIDRYIGVRYSLQYPTLVTRRKAILALLSVWVLSTVISIGPLLGWKEPAPNDDKECGVTEEPFYALFSSLGSFYIPLAVILVMYCRVYIVAKRTTKNLEAGVMKEMSNSKELTLRIHSKNFHEDTLSSTKAKGHNPRSSIAVKLFKFSREKKAAKTLGIVVGMFILCWLPFFIALPLDPDSPPPTHLRVVPAPWGHSSIMNLPLVLPLDATRSESKGSLSLKTLNACCKSRKEMNEHNLNLSSLESGHVRDTGATLHHHIIRY
- the ADRA1B gene encoding alpha-1B adrenergic receptor; its protein translation is MNPDLDTGHNTSAPAHWGELKNANFTGPNQTSSNSTLPQLDITRAISVGLVLGAFILFAIVGNILVILSVACNRHLRTPTNYFIVNLAMADLLLSFTVLPFSAALEVLGYWVLGRIFCDIWAAVDVLCCTASILSLCAISIDRYIGVRYSLQYPTLVTRRKAILALLSVWVLSTVISIGPLLGWKEPAPNDDKECGVTEEPFYALFSSLGSFYIPLAVILVMYCRVYIVAKRTTKNLEAGVMKEMSNSKELTLRIHSKNFHEDTLSSTKAKGHNPRSSIAVKLFKFSREKKAAKTLGIVVGMFILCWLPFFIALPLGSLFSTLKPPDAVFKVVFWLGYFNSCLNPIIYPCSSKEFKRAFVRILGCQCRGRGRRRRRRRRRLGGCAYTYRPWTRGGSLERSQSRKDSLDDSGSCLSGSQRTLPSASPSPGYLGRGAPPPVELCAFPEWKAPGALLSLPAPEPPGRRGRHDSGPLFTFKLLTEPESPGTDGGASNGGCEAAADVANGQPGFKSNMPLAPGQF
- the ADRA1B gene encoding alpha-1B adrenergic receptor isoform X4; translation: MNPDLDTGHNTSAPAHWGELKNANFTGPNQTSSNSTLPQLDITRAISVGLVLGAFILFAIVGNILVILSVACNRHLRTPTNYFIVNLAMADLLLSFTVLPFSAALEVLGYWVLGRIFCDIWAAVDVLCCTASILSLCAISIDRYIGVRYSLQYPTLVTRRKAILALLSVWVLSTVISIGPLLGWKEPAPNDDKECGVTEEPFYALFSSLGSFYIPLAVILVMYCRVYIVAKRTTKNLEAGVMKEMSNSKELTLRIHSKNFHEDTLSSTKAKGHNPRSSIAVKLFKFSREKKAAKTLGIVVGMFILCWLPFFIALPLESKGSLSLKTLNACCKSRKEMNEHNLNLSSLESGHVRDTGATLHHHIIRY
- the ADRA1B gene encoding alpha-1B adrenergic receptor isoform X6 yields the protein MNPDLDTGHNTSAPAHWGELKNANFTGPNQTSSNSTLPQLDITRAISVGLVLGAFILFAIVGNILVILSVACNRHLRTPTNYFIVNLAMADLLLSFTVLPFSAALEVLGYWVLGRIFCDIWAAVDVLCCTASILSLCAISIDRYIGVRYSLQYPTLVTRRKAILALLSVWVLSTVISIGPLLGWKEPAPNDDKECGVTEEPFYALFSSLGSFYIPLAVILVMYCRVYIVAKRTTKNLEAGVMKEMSNSKELTLRIHSKNFHEDTLSSTKAKGHNPRSSIAVKLFKFSREKKAAKTLGIVVGMFILCWLPFFIALPLAFRIPKDKKGLW
- the ADRA1B gene encoding alpha-1B adrenergic receptor isoform X1, producing MNPDLDTGHNTSAPAHWGELKNANFTGPNQTSSNSTLPQLDITRAISVGLVLGAFILFAIVGNILVILSVACNRHLRTPTNYFIVNLAMADLLLSFTVLPFSAALEVLGYWVLGRIFCDIWAAVDVLCCTASILSLCAISIDRYIGVRYSLQYPTLVTRRKAILALLSVWVLSTVISIGPLLGWKEPAPNDDKECGVTEEPFYALFSSLGSFYIPLAVILVMYCRVYIVAKRTTKNLEAGVMKEMSNSKELTLRIHSKNFHEDTLSSTKAKGHNPRSSIAVKLFKFSREKKAAKTLGIVVGMFILCWLPFFIALPLDPDSPPPTHLRVVPAPWGHSSIMNLPLVLPLDATRSGSLFSTLKPPDAVFKVVFWLGYFNSCLNPIIYPCSSKEFKRAFVRILGCQCRGRGRRRRRRRRRLGGCAYTYRPWTRGGSLERSQSRKDSLDDSGSCLSGSQRTLPSASPSPGYLGRGAPPPVELCAFPEWKAPGALLSLPAPEPPGRRGRHDSGPLFTFKLLTEPESPGTDGGASNGGCEAAADVANGQPGFKSNMPLAPGQF